A single genomic interval of Vulpes vulpes isolate BD-2025 chromosome 3, VulVul3, whole genome shotgun sequence harbors:
- the LOC112916430 gene encoding large ribosomal subunit protein eL39, translating into MSSHKTFRIKRFLAKKQKQNRPIPQWIRMKTGNKIRYNSKRRHWRRTKLGL; encoded by the coding sequence ATGTCTTCTCACAAGACTTTCAGAATCAAGCGATTCctggccaagaaacaaaagcagaatcgtCCTATTCCCCAGTGGATTCGGatgaaaactggtaataaaatcagGTACAATTCCAAGAGGAGACACTGGAGAAGAACCAAACTGGGTCTGTGA
- the PHOSPHO2 gene encoding pyridoxal phosphate phosphatase PHOSPHO2 — MKILLVFDFDNTIIDDNSDTWIIQCAPEKKLPIELQNSYKKGFWTEFMGRVFKYLGDRGVREDEMKRAVTSMPFTLGMVELLNFIRRNKDKFDCIIISDSNSVFIDWVLEATSFHDVFDKVFTNPAAFDSNGHLTVENYHAHSCNRCPKNLCKNVVLVEFVDKQLQQGIDYTRIVYIGDGGNDVCPVTFLKKNDVAMPRKGYTLQKTLSRMSQNLEPMESSVLVWSSGVEIISHLQFLINE; from the coding sequence ATGAAAATTTTGCTCGTTTTTGACTTTGACAATACAATCATAGATGATAATAGTGACACCTGGATTATACAGTGTGCTCCAGAGAAAAAGCTTCCTATTGAACTACAAAATTCTTATAAGAAAGGATTTTGGACAGAATTTATGGGCAGAGTCTTTAAGTATTTGGGAGATAGAGGTGTAagagaagatgaaatgaaaagagCAGTGACATCAATGCCTTTCACTCTAGGGATGGTGGAACTTTTGAACTTTATAAGAAGGAACAAGGATAAATTTGACTGCATCATTATTTCAGATTCAAATTCAGTCTTCATAGATTGGGTTTTAGAAGCTACCAGTTTTCATGATGTGTTTGATAAAGTATTTACAAATCCCGCAGCTTTTGATAGCAATGGTCATCTCACTGTGGAAAATTATCATGCTCATTCTTGCAACAGGTGCCCAAAAAACCTTTGCAAAAATGTAGTTTTGGTAGAATTTGTAGATAAGCAGTTACAACAGGGAATAGATTATACACGAATTGTTTATATAGGTGATGGTGGAAATGATGTCTGCCCAGTAACTTTTTTGAAGAAGAATGATGTTGCCATGCCACGGAAAGGTTATACTTTACAGAAAACTCTTTCCAGAATGTCTCAAAATCTTGAACCTATGGAATCTTCTGTTCTAGTTTGGTCCTCAGGTGTtgaaataatttctcatttaCAATTTCTAATAAATGAGTAA